One Sulfitobacter sp. M39 genomic window, CCCGGTGACTTTCTGCTGATGCAGAACGAAACCCTGGGCCAACGCTTTGCCGCGCAGACCGCGCATACTCTGGGCCTGCGCGTCGCCTATGCCGCCGCGCCCTTTGATGCTGAAATCGTGGCGCAGGTTCTGCCCGACATTGGTCTGCTGGTGTTGAACGAGGTCGAGGCAGAGGCGCTTGAAAAAACCACAGGCACCCGCATCGACGCGCTACCGATCGACGATATTATCGTGACCTTGGGTGCTGAGGGGTGCAAATGGGTCTCTAACAAGGCGAAAACGGTGCAAAGCTTTCCGGCCTATCCGGTCAAAGCCATCGATACCACGGGGGCGGGGGACACGTTTACCGGCTATCTGATCGCTGCCTTGGACCGCAAACTGTCGATGCCGGATTCGATTGCGCTGGCAATGCAAGCTGGTGCCTTGATGGTCACGCGGCAAGGAACAGCGGACGTGATCCCGGACCTCAAAGACATCCAGGATCACGGTTTTGACGAAGATTAACGCTCGCGATTAACGCGGGGTTAACGTTATTTCGCAAAGGGCGCAGCGCTGCCCCAAAGTTGTTTCACGCGCTGGTCGCGCCCGCAGCCGTTGCGATAGCGCTTGTAGGCGACAGATTTCTTCACGCCCAAGCCGACGCTGGTAAAGGCCAGACGTTCGTCGCTTTTGTAGTAATCCTGATGGTAGGCATCGGCGGGGTAGAACGCGGCTTTGCCCAAGATCGGGGTTACGACGGTCTTGCCCAAAGCGGCCTGCGCATCGGCCTTGGCCTTTTCTGCAGCGGCCTTCTGCCCGTTATCGTCGACAAAAATCGCGGTGCGGTAGCTAT contains:
- a CDS encoding ribokinase, giving the protein MIWNLGSINADNFYYLRHLPAPGETIAAHDFRQGLGGKGANMSVAAARAGTRVMHIGAVGPDGKWAVDRLLEYGVETQHISRIDTATGHANICVAEDGENSIVLFSGANHQITTQMIGAALAEASPGDFLLMQNETLGQRFAAQTAHTLGLRVAYAAAPFDAEIVAQVLPDIGLLVLNEVEAEALEKTTGTRIDALPIDDIIVTLGAEGCKWVSNKAKTVQSFPAYPVKAIDTTGAGDTFTGYLIAALDRKLSMPDSIALAMQAGALMVTRQGTADVIPDLKDIQDHGFDED